CTTTCCTTTTTATGGTAACTGATTTTAGATttccatgcatcatgcatgcaccCGAGTGGAGGACTAGATGTAGCCTTTGATCATTTTGTTTTTCAGTTGCATAAATGCAGAATATCATGATTTATGAGTTGATGATAGTAATGGCCGAAATGGTGGCAGGTTTCCCACTCCTAGCTAGCTACTTCGATGGAAGGATGGTGGTTAGGGCAAGGCGATATCTTTTAACTATTCATGTTTTCACTGCTTTTGCACAACCGGACATGGAACATGGGTGTCAGCAGCACATACATACAGTACAGCTAGTACATATGTGTAATAGCTGCAGCTCCATGTTTTTATTTGCTAGTAGCTTGAACAGATTAAGTTGTGAACTCTACAGCTTATCATCATCTTAACTTTGCGCAGCCTTTCAGGAATCTTCATCAGCATCCTAAATATAGTTACCTCTAATTAACCTTTGGTGAGGAGAGGCAGCTTTGGCATCAATGATAAGGTCAATAATGCTGAAATGCTCCGGAGCAGTTATGATTCATCCAATCTTTGCAGGAAGAAAGATGGGGAGTggtttcaaaaaggaaaaaaaagagagagtgaATGAATGTGCAACACGGATGTGATCCTTGCAGTGGCATCATGATGTCCTTCTTGACGTAGTGTGGTACCTTCTGATGAAAGGCAATTGACTTGCGTTCTTTGGGTTGGGGGGAGTCAGGCTTGTAGGGAACTAAGCGCAATGAGAAGCGGGGGTAACTTTTGTCTGGAGCTCCTTTTTGTGGTAATGCATGCCTGTGCGGAGCACATTGGCCCTGGTTGGTCCCGGGCGATGACGCAACGGTGACGACCGGGCGAGTTGAGTTGAGACCAGTCAGACAGATACCTAGTCGTCCCATACATGCCTCTCTAatattttcttgttttcttcttcttcgttctcATCTGCAAGCCAAGAAAGAAATGAAAGTTGATGCTGGTGTGATTGAGTGGCTGCATCATAGTCATAGGCTCAATAGGCTGCAAGAAGCCTGCAAGAGCTGACCtagtgagtgagtgagtgagtgagaaTACAGGAAGTGTGTACTGGGAAAGCACATGGGTGCTTTGCTCTGTGCTTTTTCAGTCTTGAGCCCCTGATAGCAGATAGTACCAGCACTGTGCGTGATTGTTCTTTTCCGCCCTGTTCGGTCCGTTGATGAaaagcccggccggccggcacatGACCAAAGCCAGCCGgcaggcggccggccgggccgggccgggcagCAACCACCTCTGTTCCTGACGATCCCGCGCGCGTCCATGATTCGTCTTCGTCCGCCTCAATCATTTGCTACCGCCCCTGACGCCTGCACTGCAGGGAATACGCATCGATATCCATGCCTGCATGAACCTGTATTCATCAGAAGCCATCGATCATGCACTCGGATACGGTGACCTCATCATCGTCTCCATCAGCGCCGTACGTGTCGCCGTATCTCCCCACTGCAGTGTACAAAGTATAGCAGTAGTGGTAGTGCCTGAATGTCGGCTGGGAGATGGAAACTGTTGAGCTACACATTCAGCTCTGCGAATCATGGAAGGCAGGCACCTGTGGACACTGGACAGGACGCGACATGTGTGGTGTTATTACGACGACCGCATATAAACACCGTCTTTTAAGTCCATGCACAGTTTTTGTTTACAGTGTCAGTGTACAGTTCATGACCGCGCGAATGATAGCCGTGGAGCATCAGGTCGTACTTCACGGTTGACTAGGATTagcaatttgaaaaaaaaaagcatatgcGGTTTCGACATGACTACTTTGCTGCTCACCACCCAAAACTCCACCAGAGCTTCATGGGCCAAACAGTAAAATTAGCTAGTTAGACTACACGCTTCAGCACGAGAGCCCCACACACTATAGGTGTATAGCAATCAGAAAATTAGATCTTTAACAAAAAGACACCTTCTATTCATCAGGAACCTCCTGAAATAGAAGATGATTTCAGGTGGCGGCAAATGTGCAGTAAGGCATCAAGCTCACTATGGCTGACCCTAGAAGAATCGTTAGGAGCTAGGCGGTAGGCCGaaccggtggcggtggtggtaggCGCACGGTGGATAAGTCACCGACCACAAGATGCGGAGGACTAACGGCTAGGAAGTACATGGATGAGGCGCATAGCGGTGATAGCATTGACGAAGCTGGTTTAACATGGCGGGGGATGGGTAAGTAGTAAGGAAGCCGCTGGGGGACTGGTGATGGAGGGCGGTCTCGGTAGCCAAAAAACCACCGGGGACCATCCGAGTTCGTTGCATAATTAGTTGGAATAAGAAAGAACGGGAACACTATCTTGAGGAAAAAGAAGGATCGTGGCTGATAGACTAAAAATTGCTCTATTTTCATACGCATATACACTAGCAATACCCCTCAAaaatataactttttttttcaaaaaaaaactcgatAGCTTTGAAGGAAAAGTGATattataaaaaagaagaagaattagaCATCCAAATTTAAGTTAAAGAACTCGAAACCTAGATGGTGTGTAACCCACACCTCCCACCAAGTAATTTAAACTTAGTTCCTTATAGATTTTTCAGATATAAATTTCTTTGTAAATACTTTCTTATATATAGCTCAtccatgtttttctttttcttttggaaaagCCATTGTAAACTAAGGATGCAATCTGAAAGCGTAGTACGTCGTACTAGTAGTAGCAGCTATTAAAAAGAGAAGTAGTTCTCCTCGTTGCCGAGTCCATGGAACATGAACCAGACGACGATCATGGCAAGCTGAACATAGCGGCATGGCATTAATTCACAAGAGCTGAAAGCTATGAAGAAAGAGAGTTACAGCAATGGCGGCATCCATCGATATCGCCATCCGGGGCTGCTCACCACATACTACAGCGATCGCCTTCCTGCGGCGGCTCACGCAGTTACACGGCGTCCTAGGACTACTAGGGGTGGAAGCGCTGCATGCAGGCGTGGCAGGTGAtctcgagcgccgccgcggacgaCGCCGAGCCGACGAGCCGCCTCGCCGCGATCTGCTTCATGCGCTCCAcccgctccacctcctcgcGGGCGCGCTCCCAAATCGCCCGGGCGCGCGCGAACTCCCGCTCCGCGAGCTCCAGCTCCCGCCGCGCCAGCTCCCGGACGCGCTCCGCGTAGGCGCGCTCCGCGCACGCCATCCGGGCCTGCTCCGCCGCCTGCTGCTTCACCGCGCGCGCGTCCGCCGCTGCCAAagcgtgctgctgctggtgcttctGCTGCGGcctcgcgccggccgccgccgccggcgttctCCTGTTCTCGTTCGCCAGTGATgacgaccgcggcggcggtggcggcgttcgCGCCGCCGCTGGGTGCCTCGGCCCGATGCTCATGGACAGGTTGAGGTCCAGCTGCGGgttgtcggcggcggtggccggcgccgtTGGCACGTCGCGGAGGGCTCCTCGGCCTGCCGGCGCGGGGAGCAGCATCAGCTGGAGCTGGATCTCCCTCTGGCCTTGCTCCTCCATGAAAGAAACCAAGAAGGGAGATGGTAGG
This portion of the Setaria viridis chromosome 7, Setaria_viridis_v4.0, whole genome shotgun sequence genome encodes:
- the LOC117865000 gene encoding uncharacterized protein — its product is MEEQGQREIQLQLMLLPAPAGRGALRDVPTAPATAADNPQLDLNLSMSIGPRHPAAARTPPPPPRSSSLANENRRTPAAAAGARPQQKHQQQHALAAADARAVKQQAAEQARMACAERAYAERVRELARRELELAEREFARARAIWERAREEVERVERMKQIAARRLVGSASSAAALEITCHACMQRFHP